CTGATCGGGCTGCAACTGCGCGTGATCATCGAGGGCCTGGGGGAGTACGAGGGTGGCCGTGCCGCCGGGTACGCGGTGGCCATCTTCCTCGTCGTCGTCGCGTCCCGGTTCCTGTGGGTGTATCCGGCGACCTTCCTGCCCCGCCAACTGTCGAAGCGGATCCGGGAACGCGAGGACAACCCGACCTGGAAGGCGCCGTTCGTCGTCGCCTGGGCCGGGATGAGAGGCGTGGTCTCCCTCGCCATCGCCTTCTCGATCCCGCTGACCGTGCACGGCGGCGAACCCTTCCCCGAGCGCAACCTGATCCTCTTCCTGACCTTCACCACGGTCATCGGGACGCTGGTCCTCCAGGGGCTGACCCTGCCCCCGCTGATCCGCCTGCTGAAGCTGCCCGGCCGGGACGCGCAGGCAGAGACGCTCGCGGAGGCGAACGCCCAGGCGCAGGCCTCCCGGGCCGCCGAGCGGCGCCTGGACGAACTCCTCACCGACGAGCACAACGCCCTTCCGGGCCCGCTGGCCGACCGTCTGCGCGCGGTCCTGGAGCGCCGCCGCAACGCCGTCTGGGAGCGTCTCGGCCAGGTCAACCCCCTCACCGGAGAGAGCGTCGACGAGACCTACCGGCGTCTGGCCCGGGAGATGATCGGCGCCGAGCGCACGGTGTTCGTGAAGCTGCGTGACGCCCGCTACATCGACGACGAGATGCTGCGGACGCTGCTGCGCAGGCTGGACCTGGAGGAGGCGGCGGCCTACCGGGAGGCGGCGTAGGGCGTGCCTCGTGCGTCTCAGGGGAACGGGCGGCCGGTGACGACGGCCGCGATCGTCGTCCCGCGCGCGAAGGCGCCCTCTCGTGCCAGGGCCACCAGTCCGTACAACAATTTGGCGACATAGAGACGCTCGACGGGCAGGCCGTGGCGGTCCTCGAAGTCCTCGGCGAAGGCGTCCAGCTCGGCATTGGTGCGGGCGTAGCCACCGAAGTGGAAACGGTCGTCGAGGTGCCAGCTGCCTCGAGGGCCGCCGAAGGCACGCTGCTGCAAGGCCTGTATGTCGGCGGTCAGGAAACCGCCCTTGAGGACGGGGACGCCCACCACACGCTGGTCCGGTGCCAGCCCGGCGGCCAGGCCCGCGAGGGTGCCACCGGTGCCGCAGGCGAGCGCGACGACGTCGGCCCGCCCGCGCAGCTCCTCGCCGAGCGCGCGGCATCCCTGGACGGCCTCGGCGTTGCTGCCGCCCTCCGGGACCACGTACGCGCCCTCGGCGTCCGCGGCGCGCAGGACGGCCGCCAGGGTCTCCGGTTCGGCCTTGTGGCGATACGTCGATCTGTCGACGAAGTGCAGCCGCATGCCGTCGGCCGCACACCGGGTCAGCGACGGGTTCAGCGGGCGGTCGGCCAGTTCCTGGCCGCGGACCACACCGACGGTGGGCAGACCGAGCAGGCGGCCCGCGGCGGCCGTGGCGCGCAGGTGGTTGGAGTACGCGCCGCCGAAGGTGACGACGGTACGGCCGGCCGCGGCGGTGAGGTTCGGCGCGAGCTTGCGGTACTTGTTGCCGACCAGCTCAGGGTGGATGAGGTCGTCGCGCTTGAGGAGGAGGCGGACGCGGTGGTGGGTGAACCGGGGGTCCTCGATCTCCTGCAGCGGTGACGGGAGCCGGGGCTGGAGGGCGTCGAGGCTGGTCACGGCTCCATTGTCACCGCTGGTCGGTCTCTTGTGCCCTTACTTCAGGCGGTTCCGGATCCGCTCCCGCATCGACGCCATCGTGAAGCCCCTCGGGTCCGTCTTCCCCGGCTGCCACTCCCGGTGGCCGATGACCGACCGCTCCGTCCACCCGTGGTGGCGGCAGATCGCGGCGGCCGCTTTCTCGATCGCCTCCAGCTGGGCGGCGGGCCAGGGGTCCTCGCCGTCCCCGAGGTTCTCGCACTCGAAGCCGTAGAAGTGCCGGTTGCCGTCGGTGTTGGCCTCGTTGTCGTGCGGCAGCGCCTTCTCGGCGATCACCGCGCGCAGTACGTCGTCGTCGCCGAGGCCGGCGTGATTGGCGCGGCCGTACCCGACGAGATGGACCCTGCCGTCCTTCGTGATGACGCCGTGGCACAGCGGCCCCGGCAGGTCCGCGTAGCCGTCCCGGCAGAGTTTCACCGTCCGCTCGCTGCCCTTGGTCACCGTGTGGTGGATCATCACGCCGTGGACCGGGCCCCAGGGGCCCTTGTGGTTGCGGTTGTGGTGCTCCCAGTCGCCGACCTCGACGACGGTGAGCCCCTCCGCCTTCAGCCCGGCCAGGAACTTGCCCGCGGACATGGGTGAGGCCATGATCGCCTCCTTCGTGCTGCGTGCCGACCGCCGTGCGCGGCCGTCTGGTACCGCTGTCTTGTACCGGAACCGGACGATCCGGACCACGTCGTTCGCACGGTGTGCGAGCCGATCCGGACAACTTCCGTCCGCTGGACGGGATCCCCATATGTGCCCAGTCGGACGGTGATCCATTCCCGCTCTTTCGTGTAATAGCACCAGCTCCGATCCGCTGGAAGGCTTGTCCGTGCAGATCGATGCCCGGCGCAGATCGGTGCCGGTGCATGACCGGGAGGGCAATTCCTTATGTCGGTAGGCGAAGAGGTCCGCACCGAGCAGGACCGGCCGCAGCAGAGCCTCGGCACGGCGGCCGCGCGGAACCTGGCCACCACCACCAAGTCCGTACCTCAGATGCAGGAGATCAGCTCCCGCTGGCTGCTGCGCATGCTTCCGTGGGTGAACGTGCAGGGCGGCACGTACCGGGTGAACCGGCGGCTGACCTACGCCGTCGGGGACGGCCGCGTGACGTTCGTGCAAACCGGCGACCGCGTCGAGGTGATCCCCGCCGAACTGCGCGAACTGCCCGCGCTGCGGTCGTACGAGGACGAGGACGTGCTCACCGAGCTCGCCCGGCGCTGCGAGCAACGGGAGTTCGCCGCCGGGGAGGTGATCGCCTCCTTCGGCAGTCCGACCGACGAGGTGTACCTGCTGGCACACGGCAGGG
The nucleotide sequence above comes from Streptomyces sp. NL15-2K. Encoded proteins:
- a CDS encoding pyridoxal-phosphate dependent enzyme; translated protein: MTSLDALQPRLPSPLQEIEDPRFTHHRVRLLLKRDDLIHPELVGNKYRKLAPNLTAAAGRTVVTFGGAYSNHLRATAAAGRLLGLPTVGVVRGQELADRPLNPSLTRCAADGMRLHFVDRSTYRHKAEPETLAAVLRAADAEGAYVVPEGGSNAEAVQGCRALGEELRGRADVVALACGTGGTLAGLAAGLAPDQRVVGVPVLKGGFLTADIQALQQRAFGGPRGSWHLDDRFHFGGYARTNAELDAFAEDFEDRHGLPVERLYVAKLLYGLVALAREGAFARGTTIAAVVTGRPFP
- a CDS encoding N-acetylmuramoyl-L-alanine amidase yields the protein MASPMSAGKFLAGLKAEGLTVVEVGDWEHHNRNHKGPWGPVHGVMIHHTVTKGSERTVKLCRDGYADLPGPLCHGVITKDGRVHLVGYGRANHAGLGDDDVLRAVIAEKALPHDNEANTDGNRHFYGFECENLGDGEDPWPAAQLEAIEKAAAAICRHHGWTERSVIGHREWQPGKTDPRGFTMASMRERIRNRLK